A window of the Brassica oleracea var. oleracea cultivar TO1000 chromosome C1, BOL, whole genome shotgun sequence genome harbors these coding sequences:
- the LOC106308465 gene encoding E3 ubiquitin-protein ligase SINAT4-like: protein METDSMESSTRSVQNDEIHHNGTFHFSSTKSHGGGGGASPAVVTNIVGPTATSVYELLECPVCTCSMYPPIHQCHNGHTLCSTCKVRVHNRCPTCRQELGDIRCLALEKVAESLELPCKFYNLGCPEIFPYYSKLKHESLCNFRPYGCPYAGSECGVVGDIPFLVSHLRDDHKVDMHAGSTFNHRYVKSNPREVENATWMLTVFHCFGQYFCLHFEAFQLGMGPVYMAFLRFMGDEEEARSYSYSLEVGGSGRKLTWEGTPRSIRDSHRKVRDSNDGLIIQRNMALFFSGGDRKELKLRVTGKIWKEQHSPDSGLFMPNLSS, encoded by the exons ATGGAAACGGATAGTATGGAATCGTCGACGAGAAGCGTTCAGAACGATGAGATCCATCACAACGGAACTTTCCACTTCTCTTCCACCAAGAGCCACGGCGGCGGCGGAGGCGCTTCTCCCGCCGTCGTTACCAATATAGTCGGTCCCACGGCGACTAGCGTCTACGAGCTTCTCGAGTGCCCTGTCTGTACCTGTTCTATGTATCCTCCTATCCATCAG TGTCATAATGGACACACGTTATGTTCTACCTGTAAAGTGAGAGTTCATAACCGGTGTCCCACCTGTAGACAAGAGCTTGGTGATATAAGATGTTTAGCTCTTGAGAAAGTTGCCGAGTCCCTTGAGCTTCCTTGCAAGTTTTACAACCTCGGATGCCCTGAGATTTTTCCTTATTACAGCAAACTGAAACACGAGTCTCTCTGTAACTTCAGACCTTACGGTTGTCCTTATGCTGGCTCCGAGTGTGGTGTCGTAGGAGACATCCCTTTCCTTGTTTCCCATCTCAGGGATGATCATAAAGTCGACATGCACGCTGGTTCCACTTTCAACCACCGTTATGTCAAGTCTAATCCGCGTGAAGTGGAGAACGCCACTTGGATGCTAACC GTGTTTCATTGCTTTGGGCAATACTTTTGCCTCCATTTTGAAGCGTTCCAGCTCGGGATGGGTCCGGTATACATGGCGTTCCTGAGATTCATGGGTGACGAGGAAGAAGCACGGAGCTACAGCTATAGCTTAGAAGTTGGTGGCAGTGGGAGGAAACTAACTTGGGAAGGAACACCAAGAAGCATCAGAGATAGCCACAGGAAAGTAAGAGACAGCAACGACGGTCTCATCATCCAGAGGAACATGGCTCTCTTCTTCTCCGGAGGCGATAGGAAAGAGCTTAAACTTAGAGTCACCGGTAAAATCTGGAAAGAGCAACACAGTCCAGATTCTGGGCTTTTCATGCCAAACCTATCTTCCTGA
- the LOC106297784 gene encoding protein BOBBER 2-like: protein MAIISEMQEEKRPSVPFEASLDPSNPLGFLEKAFDFIGKESDLLLKDSAEKDIATAVTAANKRLSEAEKKKAEKETVKPIEKKSTKESLPPMEPMEVEKPKKESLKPTEPMEVDKQEEEKSGPIVPNKGNGLDFEKYSWTQNLQEVTVTIPVPCGTKSRSVTCEIKKNRLKVGLKGQEPIVDGEFFNAVKPDDCFWNIEDQKVVSVLLTKQDQMQWWKCCVKGEPEIDTQKVEPESSKLSDLDPETRSSVEKMMFDQRQKQMGLPTSDEIEKQDMMKKFMSQHPEMNFSNAKFN from the exons ATGGCGATTATCTCTGAGATGCAAGAGGAGAAGAGACCTTCGGTGCCGTTCGAGGCAAGTCTTGATCCTTCAAACCCTCTAGGGTTTTTGGAGAAAGCTTTTGACTTTATCGGGAAAGAGAGCGACCTTCTGTTGAAAGACTCGGCAGAAAAGGATATCGCCACCGCTGTGACGGCCGCGAATAAGAGGTTGAGTGAAGCAGAGAAGAAGAAGGCGGAGAAGGAGACGGTGAAGCCCATTGAGAAGAAGTCGACGAAGGAGAGCTTGCCTCCGATGGAGCCCATGGAGGTGGAGAAGCCAAAGAAGGAAAGCTTGAAGCCCACGGAACCCATGGAGGTCGATAAGCAGGAGGAAGAAAAATCGGGTCCCATCG TTCCCAACAAAGGAAACGGTCTTGACTTTGAGAAGTACTCATGGACACAGAATCTCCAGGAGGTCACAGTCACCATTCCAGTTCCTTGCGGCACCAAGTCACGCTCAGTCACCTGTGAGATCAAGAAGAACCGTCTGAAAGTTGGTCTCAAAGGACAAGAACCAATCGTCGATGGAGAGTTCTTCAATGCTGTCAAGCCTGACGACTGCTTCTGGAACATCGAGGATCAAAAGGTCGTATCGGTGCTCTTGACAAAGCAGGACCAGATGCAGTGGTGGAAGTGCTGTGTGAAAGGGGAACCCGAGATTGACACTCAGAAGGTTGAACCAGAGAGCAGCAAACTGTCTGATTTGGACCCGGAAACTCGGAGTAGCGTTGAGAAGATGATGTTTGATCAGAGGCAGAAGCAGATGGGGCTCCCGACGAGTGATGAGATAGAGAAGCAGGATATGATGAAGAAGTTTATGTCTCAGCATCCTGAGATGAATTTCTCTAATGCAAAGTTTAACTGA